Genomic DNA from Sardina pilchardus chromosome 4, fSarPil1.1, whole genome shotgun sequence:
TTGTTGCCGTTCTCAAATGGGTGGGATCACCTTGGGTCTAATCGAATCTGATAGGATAGCCTATAAGTGATAGGACATCTGATAGGTCAAAGGATACAGCACCTGCTGTTCAACTAGGTAGACGCTGAAAGGAAAACATGCCTCGCTGGCAGGGCTCCCAATTATAAAGGCTCACAAAAGGCCGGAATGCTACGGTTTCTGGATTCCATTATGTTGTGCACCGGGCACACGCAGCCGATGTAACTTCCAGTAAAGcccaaacagacaaaaacacagacaaaacatggttgtactgtacagcattTGTTCCATCGTATCTAAAGAATTTAGGGGAGAATATACAGGACTATGAGTTGATGTAAAATTATTGTGATAACGAGATAAAATGGAAGAAGTCCTATATACAACTCAAAATATTTGTCCTATGTTATCATTAATATGAAAGGCAAATGTCACAGACAAATACCAATTTCACTCCTGAGCTTTCCAGTAGCTTTCAGTGCCGtggtttttgctggaaacactgTAGTTATCATAGACAGAGCATTTGAAAAAAGTTGCAAGACACCAATAAAGTTTTTGCTGACAGTGGTCCACAATGATTTGAATAACAACACATCCTGCGTACCATTACATGCAGGGAAATGTATATAAACATAACCTCTCattgacaacacaacacagcgaCGTATATCCCCCATCAACAGCCATGGGCAAGGTTGGTAACACATGGAGATCGCCTTACACACAATGCCCTTACAAAATGGCTCCATATACCATGATTTATTAGGTCAAATGTTTTGTTCAACTTGTCTGCTTTCTTTGGTCCTTGTAGATCATCTTCTTCGAGGACAAGAACTTTGGTGGCCGTCACCATGAGTGCATGAGTGATTGCGCTGACCTGCACTCCTACTTCAACCGCTGCCACTCCATCAGGGTGGAGAGCGGCTGCTTCATGATCTACGACCGTCCCAACTTCATGGGAAACCAGTACTTCATGAGGAGGGGCGAGTACTCCGACTATATGCGTATGATGGGCATGAACGACTGTGTGAGGTCCTGCCGTATGATCCCCATGGTGAGTAAAGAGTTACGCTTAGCAAATCATTTGTACCAAAATAGATTCACGGCCCACACTTCATGTCAATAGCCTGTGTTaggcctgtgttgtgttgaaagCTGTCTACAAAACAGTCAAGTATACTTTGAAATACCTGTAACCATGACTTGTATCATAACCTAATCCCAGGTCCAAGCCTATGGCAAACCTAATTGTGTTTCTCAGTGTCAATGGGAACAGGTTATTTGTGGGTGGAAAGATACAAATCAAATGAGATGGAGCCAATTAGCTCTGTATTTCCTGACAAATGTAGTTATATTCTGGTAGAACACAATAACATATTGAGGCAGGGGTTAAATTTACAAATAACAGACTTGCTCTTTGAAGTTGGACACGTAACAATCAATTGCCTTGAGGCATAATACTAACATATCACGGTAACGTCAGCCTAACCCAGTGTCTTCTCCTGTCATCCCTTGAAGCAACGCGGCAACTTCAGAATGAGGATCTACAACCGCAACGACATGAGCGGCCAGATGATGGAGTTGATGGACGACTGCCCCAACGTTATGGATCGCTTCAACATGTCCGACATCCACTCCTGCAACGTGATGGACGGCCACTGGCTCATGTACGAGCAGCCCAACTACAGGGGAAGGCAGTACTACCTGAGGCCCGGCGAGTACAGGAGGTTCAGCGACTGGGGCAGCATGAGCCCAAGGATCGGCTCCATCAGGCGCATCATGGACCTCTAAAGACAGCGGGGTTCTTGTGAAGTGTCTGCTGTATGCCTTCTTCCACACACTGAATAAAATGGTGTCAGTGCTCAAGTGTTTTCAGTTTTGTTCTTGCTCTCTGCACGTGGAAGGCTATCTGTCCGGCAGCGATGTCTGGGACAAGTTGCCCGACTACCTCTCTGTGTTTGGAGAGCTGAATAAAACCATCGAGGAACTGATGCTCATCTGGAAGGAGTTTTTTCAATCCAATCAAATAGTCACATAATCTGAAATACACCTTATACATTATGCAATAAATGAACCAAAGTCTTATTTTACAGTGTCACTATTGTATAAAAGAACTGATCAATCAAATACTAAGTAAAAACTTTTACCAGCTATTTTAGCAATTAATTTAGTTCATATTGAATTCATTTCAAAAGTGGCTATATTAAACTGCAGGTTATCTGTCTAGCGTGGTGCTAGTAGAGAGCCAAACTAAATACATAGGGGCCTAATAATAAAATCGTTCTGCAACCTTTGTTGTAGAATCTTCCCCATGCCCCACATTTGGTAATCTTTGTTATAGATACACAAATTACATAGAATAATCAtgatattacattattattattattattattattattattattattattattattattattacaatagaagaatatatatatacagtatatatatatatatagctatTATTTCAGATTGGTCAGAGGTCACATGCATAGACAGACAGTGGTTAGATAGATGAAGGTTGAATGTCACATTTGGGTTGGTGCATTTGTGGCTAGGTAGGATGGCAGGTAGATGCAAATCAGTCACCAATATGTCCCTAATATCTTAATGATATGTTGATTATCTTCATGATCTATTAGTAGATGGCACCCATACCACATACTACATATATTTGCTTAATTTCATAGAATATTTATTTGCATTGACATGTAGTCCTTCATATAGAATGAAATCCAAAATAGTTTGACCAGTTCTTTGTGGTTTGTAGGACACTGCTCATGATATGCCTCTCTTTGCTTTGTGCTGGTAGGCCTGTTATGGTGAATGAAATGGCTGTCATGGTGTTTGATAGGTTATTAATTATGTTCTCTTTAATTTTCttttatagtgtttttttttacatcagtTGCTTCACAGTTATGCAATAGAGAAAAGTCCTAGATATTATCATATGAATGGCACATGCAGAGTCTGCATTTCAGGCGTACTATATATACCATGTTCAAAATGCTGAACAGGGATATACTAACAAGGGACACTCAAATCCAGCAATAATGGGAAAGGTAATGTGCACAGCTGAGTAAACTCTAGCACTGTGTAGAGTGGGTTAGATTGTTATCAACAAAATGTTACACCAACATttgattttcacacacacatacctttagATAattatcatatatatatatatatacagtataatgtagttatgttttttttttttttttttaaacattatgttttttttaaagcttcTTGCTATTTTCAGTaattcaaggaaattcatgtCATTTAATTTTAGATCATTTTCTTTGAGGAAAAAAACTTCGCTGGTTGCTCCTATGAGTGCTGCAATGACTGCATAGACCTGCAGTCTTATTTCCGCCGATGCAACTCCATCAAGGTGGAGAGCGGCTGCTTCATGATATATGAAGGTGCCAGCTTCACAGGCCTCCAGTACTTTGTGTGCCCAGGAGAATACCCGGAGTTTCAGGCTTGGCTGGCCACTAACGACTGTGTATGTTCCTGTCGTGTGATTCCTCAGGTAAGCAAATATTGCTCAACGTTATCATCTGGTCAAACAAAAATTGAGATGATGTGATTATTTTTTTGCCAATGGGAAATGAAACAATGTAGTGCAACATATCAATTTCATATTATACTATATATGAACATAAGATATTAAATGAAACAAGTTCAATGGAATGGAATTAGGTGGTTATCTAATAGGCCTTCTGGATTTTCAATTCATTTTTCTCAAAGGTGCAGCTGAACATGTTAGATCTAAGTTGAAAATCTTGTGTGAATATTGGCAAGATGCAGTGAAACCAAGAAAACACAAGTTAAAAGACTAATGCCTTACTGCACTTTTAGTGATTTCATAGTGATGATTTGTAAAGCTGTATACTCAAAGCACTTATAAGGTGATAAGGTTGGTAGAGAAGACACACAGGTGTATGAGTTTAAATATGATGAAATACTGTTTGTCATCAATTACTTGAAATGTGACACTTTCATTTGTTTTCTTCAAACTAGTTGAATGACTCCTTCAAACTCTCTATCTACGAGAGACTTGAGTTTGGTGGCCAGATGCTGGATCTCACCGACAGCTGCCCAAATGTCTTGGACAGCTTCCGCACCAATGATATTTTCTCCTGCAAGGTGAAGGGGGGCAACTGGCTTTTTTACGACCAGCCTAACTACAAGGGCAGGATTTATCTGTTGGAGCCAAGAGAATACTCAAGATTCAGTGAGTGGGGAGGAGTTACTGCTCGAGTGGGCTCCATCAAGCGCATTGTGGaatactgaaaaaaaacaaaaaaacaatttgaaaacaaaaaaaacatcaaactatttttcttcttttcacaATTCTGTTGGAGATTTATGGACATTTTTCACATGGACTACAACTCACACCTCAGGAAAACTATTCAGGAGAAATATTCTTCAAAGGCAATGTGTATCGATTGTTGAACTGAAGAAATATTTTCAATGGACTGTATGTATTAATGGAAAATAATTCAGCGGGTTGTGTATAGCTACTCAAGTAGATTGATTTTTAACTTTGTATTTGATATAACCCTCTATGCAAAGCCCCTGTTGTTCTTATTCCTTTATGGGAAGGAGATTCACTTGAGTGTCAATTCAACACCTAATTTTTGATAGCTGcctgtcaaacaaaacaaatggatgatggaacatttttttttataaatgtcaaagctctttctttttttctctcctgaaTGTATTATTTGAACATTGCACTTACTATTTCAAAGACAAATGACAAGGCAATCAAAATTCTTAACTATTTCCATGTTCATGTTTTTGTACTGAGGTTGTTATGTTGACTACCTTTGGTTCATTTTGGATGCACACGATCTGCTCATATAGAATAACATGTTtgtgtatttacatttttacCAGTTAGTTAACTGTTAACTGTTAACAGATTACTATTGGTCTGGCACAGGATCCTAAAGATATACTTTGTTTTGTCATATTGGGGCATAGTTTTGTTATCAATTTCCAGAACATAATTTATAATAGTAGAAAACATTTGTGTAAATTATAATGCTGCCGGGTCCCAACTTTGAAATAGTTTGATTACTCAGCTGCTAAGTAACATATCAACATGTTCCACAATGTAAAAAAGAAATTAGAGAATGGAATTATTTCAATTTTACAACCTGATAAATGACATCAGGTTACTTAAAGCAAATAAAGTGTTGATATAACTGTCTTGTTGCTGTTTGTTAATTTATCATATTACGTTTTGAGATCGACACAATTTATATTCAGATACAGTAGGTGCAAAGAATTTTAGCTCACATTTAAAATACTTTGCAATATAGTCCATGTttagtacagtatatgctgttTTCTGAAGGTCATATTGAATGAATTCAAGCAAGCTTTATATGTGCTTTGACCTTGTCAGCACCTTATCATTGCTCAGAAATGATTTCAGTCAGAAACATAGTAAAAGTCAATCATACATAGGCTACTCTTTTTCTTGTCGTTTGTTTCATGAAACACTAGCCCAGGTGCCAGTACTGTCAAACTTGCTTCACTGGATACCAAAATAAGTGGAGTAAAGGTAAACTGGAGTCTTAAGATTGTGTGCGGAATACATTTTGACCCAGGTTACTATActccaggatttttttttatttattgtataAATTAGTTACAGGTAATGTTACTGCAATGTATCTAAAAACCTGTTTCTTTGATTCTGGTTAAATTCCATTACATTAAACACatttcttaaaaaaataataataaaaataataaaaacacacaaagatctAAAACGTGAAGGTTGGATGaaacatttaacattgttaAAGCTCCTCTCTTTCAGGTCTATCTTTAAACCTATGCTCACTTATTATTGATATTGGGGCGCAAGTGATGTCCGCTGACATCTGCTATGGATAAGGGGCGTACAGCTGCTCATGAAATGGAGGACAAAGGGAAGGAGTTGGAAGGCATTGCAACAGTTTAGCATGTAAGGTAGTGGGCAGGTAAGGAGAATTTACTGTAATTCTAAAAATGAAAGTGGGGTGAATGATGACTGTCAATCAACCACATGGGAACTTTAttttaaactagaaaagcactcagagagcgcagctacctccgcttgccttcttcttcctaggttgtcatacagtacatttgaacctaaactattcagacgCCACCGCGTGGCCATACcgtgccattacaccactaagctaaatacataaacagctccggaatcccgacggaattacggatcactcccaaaattgaatcgATCTTCCTcgggtcatgcctgacattcgctgaaaatttcagcgaaatccatccattactttttgagttaggcctatcttgctaacaaacagacagacagacaaacaaacaagcaaacagacagacagacagaaaaacgccggtccccgatgaaaacatatacctccttggcggaggtaaatgaaaacatatacctccttggagGAGGTAAAAAATATAACTTAACCCAGAAAATATGAACACAGAAATAAGGTAGTAACAGGAGGAACAAGATAAGGGTAATCATTTCCAAATGTCCCAAAAAAGAGAGATTGTAATGTTAACTATAAGCTTcatttacctccaccaaggaggtatatTTTTTCATTGGGGAcctgcgtttgtttgtttgtctgtttgttagcaagataactcaaaaagtgatggatggatttcgatgaaatctTCAGGGAAGGTGAGACATTGCCCGaggaagaaaccattacattttggaattgatccgtaattccgtcgggattccagaggcgtttaagtatttagcttagtggtgtaatgacatggtatggccacgtggtggcgatctgaatagttcaggttcaaatgtatgacaacctaggaagaacgaggccagagcccctttagggagagccggtccacttcctattaactccattgtaccggattgttcctgcaatctgttgaaattccgctaggggcactgccgagcaagtgataaatgaattgtggtctatggagctaTGCGGCTAAcgctcgtttttttcacagttgacaacttcatttcttaatgtacattgtcgtagtagctacctgagtataggttttccactggaattgaaataaaaagtcactcatgtcctttctgcttttcataggatgggccgctttccgtgtaacatgctagcatttagctcatggatgctgattggtcagcgagaaatcgcgaccgattacgatgACGttgtgaagctgaaccttcttttaggtctatggccgtaaaaattaagacaaatgtggtattggggggttctgctccattgccacccattcattcatcacttgctcgcgatcgccctctagttacagtaccatgcggaagtatttcgctagtggtccttctccccttattagacattctctgacaaggcaggcggaggtagctgcactctctgagtgcttttctagttcataTACTTAAGGGGGACATGCATTGTTAAGCTACAATAGTCTATCACTCACTGCTGTCTGAAATAATTCCTTGCAGATGTAATCAAAAACCAAACTAAACAATGTTCAACCAATTGTTGATGGAACATGTGATGTTTTAACACCATATCAGTACTACAGTAAGGCTTAATTTAGATGCAAGGTGGTAAAACCATTGTTATCTCCAGGAAGTTGAATAGAATGTAGTTCTGTCATAAttaactcacagacacatatttTAAGTTGGCCGTGGGTGCTGGCATttctgagaaaaaaacaacacaacatctgACAGGCTGATTTATTCACGGATAACCTAGTGAGGGACATCTACCCTGCACTTCCAGATatatttaggcctacatacacaTTTTGTACAATACACTGTGACTTGGTACACAGTGGGAAAGAGTCCTGgtatttgtctttttaatcAACACTGATTTACATTACTGGGAAAACAGACATTGATCTTTTCCACTATTTTTGGGTCAATTGATTATTTAATGTTACAtgatggaggaagagaatgagaacTACAGGTGCATCTAAAAAGATAGAAGATCGTGGAAAAGTCCATTGCGCTGCCCAGACTAGGAAAAATCTTTATTCTAATATTTTGAGATTCTGGATTTTTAATTTCCATAAACTGTAAACCTTAATCATCAACATAGAATAATCAAGATTAAAATCactttcactttttgaaataaattatgaGAAAATTAACTTTTCCAAGAATCACCTTTTCCATTCTTTTTTCTTGCAGCAAGTTATCAATTCTGTGATAGGGCATAGTGGCTCTTGCAGTGGAATGCAAGACCAGCCTACAGAACATCCCTTGCATATGGTAGGGTCCGTGCACCCAAAAAACGATCAGCCTACAGCATCTGCATCATTAGGTTCCCTagccagcacagcacaacattatCTGAAGCGGGTTATTATCCCCAGCACATGTTCACAAACATCAACTTTCATTAGCCTATAGGGCCAGGCGCTTAGCCAAAGCCTTAGTAAGGACATGATTTTACTAGCATTTGGCCCAGCCGCTGTCATAGTTATAAGCGAGTTCATGAAAAAAGCAAACCCATTGCTCATAACAAGCCTACATGGCAAAACTCTTCCATAGTCTCTCAGAGGAGACAGCAGGGGCATGAAAGTGGACCACACAAAGAGAACTCAGTAGGCCTGAGAGCATGAACATTTTTTTTGCGTCTAACAAGGGATATCTGACTTCTTATCTATTTTTGGAGCTACCATCACAAAGAACGATGTACAGTTTACACATCATTAGAGAATTAGACAATCACAGATGTGTACACGAATGTGTACTCTCACAAACCTTGCATAGATAGAACCATAGCTATAATTGCACATCAGTTATTGTTTTAGAAGTCCTGAGAAAAACAGTGAAAGCAATTTTCATAAAATATGGATTTCCGCCTCTGAAGACCTCCCAGACTACAGTAGAGCCTATTTTGAAGGTGAGCTGATCTACATGAAGTGGGCTGGAGAAGCAGATGAGAGGTGAGGTTGAAAGGCTGTTCTCTCTGTTACCTAACATTATTAATGCTAAAAGGATGTTCCATATTGTTCTGCTTCCATTGTCCCATGGACATGTGGATACTATACTAGTCCTTTCCTTTGTCCATGCATGTCAAAACACCAAACCAGTAATTATTTATCCTTTCTCAAATACAAGTCCATATTTTCTGAACCAATATTGTAGTCTAACAAAAAGGTCAACATGTGCCTGTACCCTGACTTATAACTATGTGTTCATTTGAATAACAATGCTTTGTTTGTCAAGTGGTGGTATAAAAAGGTTGGAAAACATGTGGAATCTCTCCAACGGAGACCATGGGTAAGGTAGGTTTATTTGTACCCCCCCGTAGGGCCATTTACAAAATACTGCAGACCGTAACCAATTGCACCCCTCTGTCATTATCTATGAGATTTTGTAACTCTACTTCCTGGACTGTGTACTCATCCCTGATTCTCCCGATTTGCTGGACTTTTGCAGATTATCTTTTACGAGGACAGGAACTTCCAAGGTCGTAGTTATGAGTGCAGTAATGACTGCACAGACCTGCACTCGTACTTCAGCCGCTGCAACTCCATCAAGGTGGACAGCGGCTGCTTCATGATATATGAACGCCCCAACTACATGGGCCACCAGTACTTCATAAGGAGGGGGGAGTACCCAGATTATCAGAGGTGGATGGGCTTCAGTAACTGTATCCGATCTTGCAGAGTCATTCCCATGGTAAGGACCTGTTTTGCTCTGTATGCTAAAAGCAAAACAGCCTATCTATTGGCATCTCCTGCTGTTCACTGACGGACTGACTGACAGTGTAATCATCTGTGCAATTCCAGTAACTGCCGTTCTGTCGTATCATATGTCAACAGTACCGTGGCTCCTACAGGATGCGTATCTATGAGAAGGCCGACTTTGGTGGTCACATGATGGAATTCATGGATGACTGTCCCTGCGTGTCCGACCGCTTCCACCACCGCCATGTCTACTCCTGCAACGTGATGAACGGCTACTGGATCTTTTACGAGTACCCAAACTTCAGGGGCAGACAGTACTTCGTGAAGCCAGGGGAGTACAGGAGATATCGAGACTGGTGTGCTACCAGCGCAATTGTTGGCTCTTTCAGAAGGGTCACTGACTTTTAGCCATTCTATACCTGCTTGTActgtaaataaattaaatgtcCTTGAATTTTTCATTATGCATGGATCTCTCTTTTATGAATCAGTAATCAAAAGCCATTaaccttttttgttttattatgtttCACTATTATATTACAATTATTAAAAATGAAGTAAAAATTCCCTTCACTGTTTCATATACACTACATATAGATCTTTCTTATACATCATATATGTCAGTTTAGATAGAAATACCATTATGTATATGTGTTTTAGCTTATCTGTCCAGGATATGTGATTTGTGAAAAAAATAGTTATCAAAGACAGTTACAGAAAACACACCTAATAAACACCATTTCAACACAATGTAGATTTCAAAGTGGAAAATTAATACAAATTGGCCTATTCCTCAAACCCATGACACTTCAA
This window encodes:
- the LOC134078011 gene encoding beta/gamma crystallin domain-containing protein 2-like, producing MAVVSSVSRELCRMSKITFYEDRNFQGRFYECDTDCPDMHPHFSRCNSIRVESGCWVLYERPNYSGYQYVLTRGEYPEYQHWMGYNDSIRSCRTYNYTSGGPYRMRIYERPEFQGRMMEFTDDCESVQKSFQNRNIYSCNVLEGYWTMYEHPNYQGRQFFLRPGEYRKFSDWGATCANTGSFRRVTDFGNVYKHNLSLTTQHSDVYPPSTAMGKIIFFEDKNFGGRHHECMSDCADLHSYFNRCHSIRVESGCFMIYDRPNFMGNQYFMRRGEYSDYMRMMGMNDCVRSCRMIPMQRGNFRMRIYNRNDMSGQMMELMDDCPNVMDRFNMSDIHSCNVMDGHWLMYEQPNYRGRQYYLRPGEYRRFSDWGSMSPRIGSIRRIMDL
- the si:dkey-57a22.14 gene encoding gamma-crystallin S-1 is translated as MGKIIFFEEKNFAGCSYECCNDCIDLQSYFRRCNSIKVESGCFMIYEGASFTGLQYFVCPGEYPEFQAWLATNDCVCSCRVIPQLNDSFKLSIYERLEFGGQMLDLTDSCPNVLDSFRTNDIFSCKVKGGNWLFYDQPNYKGRIYLLEPREYSRFSEWGGVTARVGSIKRIVEY
- the si:dkey-57a22.15 gene encoding gamma-crystallin M2, which codes for MGKIIFYEDRNFQGRSYECSNDCTDLHSYFSRCNSIKVDSGCFMIYERPNYMGHQYFIRRGEYPDYQRWMGFSNCIRSCRVIPMYRGSYRMRIYEKADFGGHMMEFMDDCPCVSDRFHHRHVYSCNVMNGYWIFYEYPNFRGRQYFVKPGEYRRYRDWCATSAIVGSFRRVTDF